A DNA window from Arachis hypogaea cultivar Tifrunner chromosome 18, arahy.Tifrunner.gnm2.J5K5, whole genome shotgun sequence contains the following coding sequences:
- the LOC112770700 gene encoding ATG8-interacting protein 1 isoform X1 codes for MADNENVDEKTSRGADWEVVSLTASTYAAAPGPDEVELKDGNKEDIHAQDEAETSRALFMSGHFVFPPSQHENLPVEPDCSEIHDESGSKDVASESTNEEGTRSVGKGEENLTFPGLNVSEDFEGIPYFDEKISRLSVYGKQFEEGTTLPGFDLTGKEETLYDSAKYTSFHSETAIGGVPYGEIIGEAETEQGSNTSPNLAESKTPSEDDKCSSSNLPCGAWWKRRAASLYAHAKDTSTFWSVFIAAAVMGLVMLGHRWQQERALQLKWLSVNDEQARSRVLVPLYRLKDVIVGGHRRGSLIRGGSSGET; via the exons ATGGCCGACAATGAGAATGTAGATGAAAAGACTTCCCGTGGCGCTGATTGGGAGGTTGTATCTCTCACAGCATCAACATATGCTGCTGCTCCTGGTCCAGATGAAGTTGAGTTGAAGGATGGCAACAAGGAAGACATACATGCACAGGATGAAGCAGAAACGTCACGCGCATTGTTCATGTCTGGCCACTTTGTCTTTCCACCCAGTCAACATGAGAACTTGCCCGTGGAGCCTGACTGTAGCGAGATTCATGACGAATCTGGAAGCAAAGATGTTGCATCTGAGAGTACTAATGAAGAAGGGACCAGATCTGTTGGAAAGGGTGAAGAAAACTTGACATTCCCAGGGTTAAATGTTTCAGAGGATTTTGAGGGTATACCATATTTTGATGAGAAAATCAGCAGGTTGTCTGTTTATGGGAAACAGTTTGAGGAAGGTACAACTCTACCCGGTTTTGATTTGACTGGAAAAGAGGAAACTTTGTATGACTCTGCAAAATACACTTCTTTCCACAGTGAAACGGCCATTGGTGGTGTACCATATGGAGAAATCATAGGTGAGGCTGAAACAGAGCAAGGGTCAAATACCTCTCCCAATTTAGCGGAATCAAAGACACCTTCTGAAGATGATAAATGCAGCTCTTCAAATCTTCCTTGTGGTGCTTGGTGGAAGCGAAGAGCTGCCtccttatatgctcatgcaaaaGATACAAGCACATTTTGGTCTGTTTTCATTGCTGCTGCAGTGATGGGCCTTGTGATGCTTGGGCATCGCTGGCAGCAGGAAAGAGCTTTGCAACTCAAGTGGCTTAGTGTAAATGATGAG CAGGCAAGAAGCAGGGTACTTGTTCCCTTATATCGGCTCAAAGATGTGATTGTTGGTGGCCACCGTCGTGGTTCCTTGATTAGGGGAGGCTCCTCCGGTGAAACTTGA
- the LOC112770700 gene encoding ATG8-interacting protein 1 isoform X2, protein MADNENVDEKTSRGADWEVVSLTASTYAAAPGPDEVELKDGNKEDIHAQDEAETSRALFMSGHFVFPPSQHENLPVEPDCSEIHDESGSKDVASESTNEEGTRSVGKGEENLTFPGLNVSEDFEGIPYFDEKISRLSVYGKQFEEGTTLPGFDLTGKEETLYDSAKYTSFHSETAIGGVPYGEIIGEAETEQGSNTSPNLAESKTPSEDDKCSSSNLPCGAWWKRRAASLYAHAKDTSTFWSVFIAAAVMGLVMLGHRWQQERALQLKWLSVNDEARSRVLVPLYRLKDVIVGGHRRGSLIRGGSSGET, encoded by the exons ATGGCCGACAATGAGAATGTAGATGAAAAGACTTCCCGTGGCGCTGATTGGGAGGTTGTATCTCTCACAGCATCAACATATGCTGCTGCTCCTGGTCCAGATGAAGTTGAGTTGAAGGATGGCAACAAGGAAGACATACATGCACAGGATGAAGCAGAAACGTCACGCGCATTGTTCATGTCTGGCCACTTTGTCTTTCCACCCAGTCAACATGAGAACTTGCCCGTGGAGCCTGACTGTAGCGAGATTCATGACGAATCTGGAAGCAAAGATGTTGCATCTGAGAGTACTAATGAAGAAGGGACCAGATCTGTTGGAAAGGGTGAAGAAAACTTGACATTCCCAGGGTTAAATGTTTCAGAGGATTTTGAGGGTATACCATATTTTGATGAGAAAATCAGCAGGTTGTCTGTTTATGGGAAACAGTTTGAGGAAGGTACAACTCTACCCGGTTTTGATTTGACTGGAAAAGAGGAAACTTTGTATGACTCTGCAAAATACACTTCTTTCCACAGTGAAACGGCCATTGGTGGTGTACCATATGGAGAAATCATAGGTGAGGCTGAAACAGAGCAAGGGTCAAATACCTCTCCCAATTTAGCGGAATCAAAGACACCTTCTGAAGATGATAAATGCAGCTCTTCAAATCTTCCTTGTGGTGCTTGGTGGAAGCGAAGAGCTGCCtccttatatgctcatgcaaaaGATACAAGCACATTTTGGTCTGTTTTCATTGCTGCTGCAGTGATGGGCCTTGTGATGCTTGGGCATCGCTGGCAGCAGGAAAGAGCTTTGCAACTCAAGTGGCTTAGTGTAAATGATGAG GCAAGAAGCAGGGTACTTGTTCCCTTATATCGGCTCAAAGATGTGATTGTTGGTGGCCACCGTCGTGGTTCCTTGATTAGGGGAGGCTCCTCCGGTGAAACTTGA